Proteins from one Deltaproteobacteria bacterium genomic window:
- the atpC gene encoding ATP synthase F1 subunit epsilon: MAEKIHFELVTPTAKLVSREVDEVRIPGGGGGFGVRAGHAGLLSTLGAGTLTLVDEGKAERFVVIGGFVEAGPSSVVVLAAEAIPETEVDAAGAKAEIDSALGALAGQAVGSEAYGLADARLTRARAMANL; encoded by the coding sequence ATGGCAGAGAAGATTCATTTCGAGTTGGTCACCCCGACCGCGAAGCTCGTCAGCCGAGAGGTCGACGAGGTCCGCATCCCCGGCGGTGGCGGTGGCTTCGGGGTCCGGGCCGGGCACGCCGGCCTGCTCTCCACCCTCGGGGCGGGCACCCTCACCCTGGTGGACGAGGGCAAGGCCGAGCGCTTCGTGGTCATCGGCGGCTTCGTCGAGGCCGGCCCCTCCTCGGTCGTGGTGCTGGCCGCCGAGGCCATCCCCGAGACCGAGGTCGACGCCGCGGGCGCGAAGGCCGAGATCGACTCGGCCCTCGGTGCGTTGGCCGGCCAGGCCGTCGGGTCGGAGGCCTACGGCCTCGCCGACGCTCGCCTGACCCGCGCGCGCGCGATGGCCAACCTCTAG